A stretch of Lysinibacillus agricola DNA encodes these proteins:
- a CDS encoding DUF2975 domain-containing protein, whose amino-acid sequence MNGKLGSTFFLKVVAFLIGIAVLAVCIFLLPEAARRDALVRPGDYSIYPLLICAYGVCITFSVALYQAYKLLSYIDSNNAFSELSLKSLKVIKKCAFTIIFLILLVIVYLRVYAMFTGDDPAGPIALGLIGILATAIIAAIMDVLQKPLKNILEKKK is encoded by the coding sequence ATGAATGGTAAACTAGGTTCAACTTTTTTCTTAAAGGTTGTTGCTTTTCTTATTGGAATTGCGGTACTTGCCGTGTGTATATTTTTGTTGCCTGAAGCAGCCAGAAGAGATGCTCTAGTGCGTCCAGGAGATTACTCGATATATCCGTTGTTAATATGTGCGTATGGAGTATGCATTACGTTTTCTGTAGCTTTGTATCAAGCATATAAACTATTGAGTTATATCGATAGTAACAACGCTTTTTCCGAGTTATCCCTTAAATCCTTGAAGGTTATAAAAAAATGCGCTTTTACAATTATTTTCTTAATTTTATTAGTAATAGTTTACTTAAGGGTGTATGCCATGTTCACGGGTGATGACCCAGCAGGTCCAATCGCACTTGGACTAATAGGGATATTAGCAACAGCTATCATCGCTGCCATTATGGACGTACTTCAAAAGCCATTAAAAAATATCCTAGAAAAAAAGAAATAA
- a CDS encoding HIT family protein — translation MKLYSHKPEAYECPFCRVVSGKEKPNKGTKQRDIIYQNKHVTAFIASKWWPNNIGHVLVVPNEHFENIYELPAEVAAEIHRAAQLTAFAMKNTYGCDGVSTRQHNEPAGNQDVWHYHLHVYPRYENDNLYLTKGYYTEPDERPFYADKLRSWISENYCSTNNR, via the coding sequence ATGAAATTATATTCACATAAACCCGAAGCGTACGAATGCCCATTTTGTCGGGTAGTATCAGGTAAAGAAAAACCAAATAAGGGAACGAAACAAAGAGACATTATTTATCAGAATAAACATGTAACAGCGTTTATCGCAAGCAAGTGGTGGCCTAATAACATAGGGCATGTTCTCGTTGTTCCTAACGAACACTTCGAGAATATATATGAGCTTCCAGCAGAAGTAGCTGCTGAAATTCATCGTGCTGCTCAATTGACAGCGTTTGCGATGAAAAATACATATGGTTGTGATGGAGTTTCTACTCGACAACATAATGAACCTGCTGGAAATCAAGATGTGTGGCATTATCATCTTCACGTTTATCCAAGATATGAAAACGATAACCTATACCTAACAAAAGGTTATTACACTGAACCAGATGAACGTCCTTTCTATGCAGATAAGTTGCGTTCGTGGATAAGTGAAAACTATTGTAGTACCAACAATAGGTGA
- a CDS encoding Type 1 glutamine amidotransferase-like domain-containing protein yields the protein MKTHYYLGWFNNFFPEKLGKVLQKDISNRKSLVMISSNPSFYEEVSATERSWFDYANILFDEYHLINYLVQKEDAQLLIQNASVIFLLGGNTVKQNEFLIEYELSDAIKKSRAVVMGASAGAINMSAKWLCSKNFGYNVEESSVYDGIGLDDFSVLSHFDLENNMTMVQNELSALSEEINIYASNKDCAVRVKGDKIDIFGNVYLISNSIMQKLEETL from the coding sequence ATGAAAACTCACTATTATTTAGGATGGTTCAACAACTTTTTCCCAGAGAAGCTGGGCAAAGTGTTACAGAAAGATATTAGTAATAGAAAGTCGCTTGTTATGATTAGCTCGAATCCATCATTTTATGAAGAGGTTAGTGCTACTGAACGCTCGTGGTTCGATTATGCTAACATTCTGTTTGATGAATATCATTTAATTAATTATCTTGTCCAGAAGGAAGATGCCCAATTATTAATTCAAAATGCCTCTGTAATTTTCTTGCTGGGTGGAAATACTGTTAAACAAAATGAGTTTTTAATAGAATACGAATTGTCTGATGCAATAAAAAAAAGCAGAGCTGTTGTAATGGGCGCAAGCGCTGGTGCAATCAACATGTCCGCTAAATGGTTATGCTCTAAAAACTTTGGCTATAACGTTGAAGAAAGCTCTGTTTACGACGGAATCGGCCTTGATGATTTTTCCGTCCTGTCTCATTTTGATCTTGAAAATAATATGACAATGGTTCAAAATGAACTATCGGCCTTATCGGAAGAAATTAATATTTATGCATCCAACAAAGATTGCGCTGTACGTGTAAAGGGAGACAAAATTGACATTTTCGGCAATGTTTATTTAATTTCAAATTCCATAATGCAAAAATTAGAAGAGACGCTCTAG
- a CDS encoding ATP-binding protein: MNYHILVIEDDLEIQELIKQFIKQISPNMNLRTDRYLLEKAFKNIIHNAITYSPHGETILIVVTELPKENQIQIQLSSLKTRKYNNYLSHFIESRNRNTGRSELGLYIVKQIFESLSITYLMINTQNGVHFLVTIPKGRS, from the coding sequence ATGAACTATCATATTCTTGTAATAGAAGACGATTTAGAAATTCAAGAATTAATTAAACAGTTTATAAAACAAATTTCTCCGAACATGAATTTACGTACTGATCGTTATTTATTAGAAAAAGCATTTAAAAACATCATTCATAATGCGATTACGTATTCACCGCACGGAGAAACGATACTTATAGTGGTGACTGAGCTTCCAAAAGAAAATCAGATTCAAATACAATTGTCATCATTAAAGACAAGGAAATACAACAATTATTTGAGCCATTTTATAGAATCGAGAAATCGAAATACTGGTAGGAGCGAACTTGGTCTTTATATTGTAAAACAAATATTTGAATCTCTTTCTATTACCTATTTAATGATTAATACCCAAAATGGTGTTCACTTTTTAGTTACTATTCCTAAAGGGAGATCGTAG
- a CDS encoding ArsR/SmtB family transcription factor, with protein MSEKNLERDVYAAIADPTRRQLIRLLADAEELPLHELTSQFQMGRTAVSKHLAILKDADLVIARRVGRETRYRLNAGPLKEIQDWVSYYEGFWKERMAILNLLLEEEK; from the coding sequence TTGAGCGAGAAAAATCTAGAGCGTGATGTTTATGCTGCGATTGCTGATCCAACAAGACGTCAATTAATACGTTTACTGGCAGATGCAGAAGAATTACCTCTTCACGAATTAACGTCTCAATTTCAAATGGGGCGGACAGCAGTTTCTAAGCATTTGGCTATTCTTAAAGATGCTGATCTCGTAATTGCTCGAAGGGTTGGTAGAGAGACGAGGTATCGGTTGAATGCCGGTCCGTTGAAGGAAATTCAAGATTGGGTATCGTATTACGAAGGATTCTGGAAAGAAAGAATGGCTATATTAAATCTTTTATTGGAGGAAGAAAAATGA
- a CDS encoding SRPBCC family protein — MKADVSLDYQFTSSIEKVWNALTDSDTLAKWIWKNDFKPIVGHKFQFRAEPNEWWDGIVNCEVLKVEEPHTLSYTWASAGEITTVTWTLTEGEDGTTNLHLDQSGFSEATKARQGAIEGAKYAWINNGNQLEKVLAEL, encoded by the coding sequence ATGAAAGCAGATGTATCTTTAGATTATCAATTTACAAGTTCAATTGAGAAAGTTTGGAACGCATTAACGGATTCAGACACTCTTGCAAAATGGATATGGAAAAATGACTTTAAACCAATCGTAGGACATAAATTCCAATTTCGAGCTGAGCCAAATGAATGGTGGGATGGAATTGTCAATTGCGAGGTGCTTAAAGTAGAAGAGCCTCATACATTATCATACACTTGGGCAAGTGCCGGAGAAATCACTACTGTTACGTGGACGTTGACAGAAGGGGAAGATGGCACTACTAACCTACATCTTGATCAATCTGGATTTAGTGAGGCAACGAAAGCTCGTCAAGGAGCAATCGAGGGAGCTAAATATGCATGGATTAACAATGGTAATCAGCTTGAAAAAGTGTTAGCAGAACTATAA
- a CDS encoding ATP-binding cassette domain-containing protein has protein sequence MKINQLIANNINRLDVGLPEDQSIGIAGLSGSGKTTFCQTIGEESKKRLVSLLPKAEYQYLFPNIMETNFSAIKMEDMPLVLFLGKSSISANPRSTVGTHTGVFKEIRERLAEKFDLSPEVFSFNNALGWCPACKGRGTTKNVECKKCEGKRYNPEVEQYKLELWNQPHSISDINNLSIEAIYSLSEELAISEERQRILTNIINMNIGYLTLNRIMGTLSGGELTRLYLAEFMAASENTVIIIDEISVGLDHQTLLKILEQIKQLGYKNQIWLIDHSDTVLDTADEQLFFGPGSGKYGGKIVEESPRPKPVYWDQNQAKPTEYYQFHDLYCRNIEVAEIQIPKNRLVTVTGESGCGKSTLVNECISKDFLKRYPKDKLVMVGQDRNQSITSRSTVATFLDIKKKITRYSDEIDDIFQRSIEDIIEELPNEDIAHKRLSLLIKLGLGYLTLERKTQSLSTGEFQCVHLVSELFSNARNPHTLFIFDEPSKGLSQNILNQFIDSVRDILQDESVSIMMIEHNAYMLESSDFIVDFGKRQQEPVRHLDVVSHDDYFSQLNSTNSDAPLHISSTLASKNGIHYLEENHISYFKKAENIYKGGILKSLSSMARLIYGEYESATIAPVVAIDLERHLYSQYSFLYEIGGLINHIVAAHPTNKDTRSFDFFSQENHCPSCSGRLEIEKFDFDIVIQDKTVPFWDGLLHPDVMEVLTYYQYPKLQFLFDEIKNELGQDISKSYNEMTEEERHTFLYGYWEKSFYDKATKSSKKWEGFNFILGRYIVISKSIIKEQMKESKEMIACPICQGAVLNHKKKLTFGNTDIREIIHQPIDQVIKTVGSLPELEKLKAIVGGDTTLTEDVSLLPRETQVSLKMLELELASFADYEIVLNNVLPFWDKIKDNIETISSQNLITICDFSNIDETRETIIDKYFTNGKYKKLTYVYEAFGYKKIVTQINKIKASHKCPFCNGKKVISEDNLHDGVYKLSVPCVSCSASGINDEGRKEIVDGVDVQTWLTGKVSDVVAESLRTDAVADIPIFNRIRELNKRDMMAIYQCLEQNN, from the coding sequence ATGAAAATAAATCAATTAATTGCTAACAATATAAATCGTTTAGATGTCGGCTTGCCGGAAGATCAATCTATAGGAATTGCTGGATTGTCCGGATCGGGTAAAACAACCTTTTGTCAAACAATTGGTGAAGAATCCAAGAAGCGTCTCGTTTCTTTATTGCCAAAGGCTGAATATCAGTATTTGTTCCCCAATATTATGGAAACGAATTTCAGTGCTATCAAAATGGAAGATATGCCTTTAGTACTTTTTCTCGGGAAATCATCCATTTCTGCCAATCCACGTTCAACGGTTGGTACTCATACAGGCGTTTTTAAAGAGATTCGTGAAAGGCTTGCAGAAAAGTTTGATCTTTCGCCAGAGGTTTTTTCCTTTAATAATGCATTAGGCTGGTGTCCTGCTTGTAAAGGACGTGGTACGACTAAAAATGTCGAATGTAAAAAATGTGAGGGCAAGCGCTATAATCCGGAAGTTGAGCAATATAAGCTAGAATTATGGAATCAACCACATAGTATTTCCGATATAAACAATTTAAGTATAGAAGCGATTTATTCCCTTTCAGAGGAACTTGCGATTAGCGAAGAAAGACAACGTATTCTTACAAATATTATTAATATGAATATAGGTTACTTAACGTTAAATCGAATTATGGGTACCTTGTCTGGAGGAGAATTAACACGACTTTACTTGGCAGAATTTATGGCAGCCAGTGAAAATACCGTGATTATTATTGATGAAATTTCTGTTGGTCTTGATCACCAAACACTGTTGAAAATTTTAGAACAGATTAAACAATTAGGCTATAAAAACCAAATTTGGCTTATTGATCATTCTGATACGGTGCTAGATACAGCGGATGAGCAACTGTTCTTTGGGCCCGGTAGTGGTAAATACGGCGGAAAAATTGTCGAAGAATCACCACGTCCAAAACCTGTTTATTGGGATCAAAATCAGGCAAAACCTACAGAATATTATCAATTTCATGATCTTTACTGTCGTAATATTGAGGTGGCTGAAATTCAGATTCCTAAAAATAGACTTGTAACCGTTACAGGTGAGTCTGGCTGTGGAAAATCGACCCTAGTCAATGAGTGTATTTCTAAAGATTTCCTAAAACGATATCCAAAAGATAAACTAGTCATGGTAGGACAAGACCGAAACCAATCAATTACTAGCCGATCAACTGTTGCAACGTTTCTTGATATCAAAAAGAAAATAACTAGATATAGTGACGAAATTGACGATATTTTCCAACGTTCAATTGAGGATATTATTGAGGAGCTTCCAAATGAAGACATCGCTCATAAACGCTTAAGTTTACTGATTAAGCTGGGGCTTGGTTATTTGACGTTGGAGAGAAAAACACAATCCTTATCGACAGGTGAATTTCAATGTGTTCATTTAGTTTCTGAGCTGTTTTCGAACGCAAGAAACCCCCATACGCTGTTTATTTTTGACGAGCCTTCAAAAGGTTTATCACAAAACATTTTAAATCAATTCATTGATAGTGTGAGGGACATTCTCCAAGATGAATCCGTCTCTATTATGATGATTGAACATAATGCCTATATGCTAGAAAGCTCTGATTTTATCGTTGATTTTGGTAAGCGACAGCAGGAACCTGTTCGACATCTTGATGTTGTCAGTCATGATGATTATTTTAGTCAACTTAACAGTACAAACAGTGATGCTCCATTGCATATATCTTCTACACTAGCTTCAAAAAATGGCATCCATTACTTAGAAGAAAATCATATTAGCTATTTTAAAAAGGCAGAAAACATCTATAAAGGCGGTATCTTAAAAAGCTTATCATCAATGGCCCGTTTAATTTATGGTGAATACGAATCTGCAACAATCGCACCAGTCGTCGCCATTGATTTGGAAAGACATTTGTATAGTCAGTATAGCTTTCTATATGAAATTGGTGGCCTAATCAACCATATCGTGGCTGCGCATCCGACGAATAAAGATACAAGAAGCTTCGATTTCTTTAGTCAAGAAAATCATTGTCCAAGTTGTTCTGGCCGCCTGGAAATTGAAAAATTTGATTTCGATATAGTCATACAAGACAAAACAGTGCCATTTTGGGATGGCTTATTACATCCAGACGTGATGGAAGTATTAACATATTATCAATATCCGAAATTGCAATTCCTGTTTGATGAGATCAAAAATGAACTAGGTCAAGATATTAGTAAAAGCTACAATGAGATGACCGAAGAAGAAAGACATACATTCCTATATGGTTATTGGGAAAAATCATTTTATGATAAAGCAACTAAGTCCTCAAAAAAATGGGAAGGTTTTAATTTTATCCTTGGACGTTATATCGTTATTTCGAAATCAATTATTAAAGAGCAAATGAAAGAATCAAAAGAAATGATTGCCTGTCCAATCTGTCAAGGAGCGGTGCTAAACCATAAGAAAAAACTAACGTTTGGAAACACTGATATTCGCGAGATAATTCATCAACCTATCGATCAGGTCATAAAAACTGTAGGGAGCTTACCGGAGCTTGAAAAACTAAAAGCAATTGTAGGAGGCGATACGACTCTTACGGAAGATGTCTCCTTACTTCCTAGAGAAACACAAGTATCGTTAAAAATGCTGGAATTAGAATTAGCAAGCTTTGCCGATTATGAAATAGTACTAAATAATGTTTTACCATTCTGGGACAAAATTAAAGACAATATCGAAACAATAAGCAGCCAAAATCTAATAACAATTTGTGATTTTTCCAACATTGACGAAACGAGAGAAACCATCATTGATAAGTATTTCACTAATGGAAAATACAAAAAACTAACGTACGTCTATGAAGCATTTGGCTACAAAAAAATTGTGACACAAATTAATAAAATTAAAGCAAGTCATAAATGTCCATTCTGTAATGGGAAGAAAGTCATTTCAGAAGACAATCTCCATGATGGCGTCTATAAATTATCAGTACCATGTGTAAGTTGCTCTGCAAGTGGCATCAATGATGAAGGACGTAAGGAAATTGTCGATGGTGTAGACGTGCAAACTTGGCTAACTGGCAAAGTAAGTGACGTTGTGGCTGAAAGCTTACGAACGGATGCTGTTGCAGACATTCCAATTTTCAATCGTATTCGTGAGTTGAATAAACGAGATATGATGGCGATTTATCAATGCCTTGAGCAAAACAATTAA
- a CDS encoding diphthine--ammonia ligase — protein sequence MAELIDWKNNAQGHKFIASFSGGKDSVLALYKAMKVGEAIGLIVMLEEEGERSRSHGMPPELIRAQAKSIGLPVYTAASSWAEYEKVFMSLLEKAKNQGAEVLVTGDLDMPEHGCWHDKVTKNAGLKLGMPLWEMNHRDAVEEFINLGFVTIIVTVNLSLGMREDDLGRTLTHEYVKELEARGIDPCGEGGEFHTTVLDGPIFKHPIAVRKCVVMKDGDYAFLPLELDEMARRDTL from the coding sequence ATGGCAGAATTAATAGATTGGAAAAATAATGCTCAAGGGCATAAATTTATAGCTTCTTTTAGCGGAGGAAAGGATAGTGTCTTAGCTCTCTATAAAGCAATGAAGGTTGGAGAGGCGATTGGACTAATCGTAATGCTGGAGGAAGAAGGGGAACGTTCCAGATCCCATGGAATGCCTCCGGAACTCATACGTGCCCAAGCTAAATCTATAGGTTTACCTGTATATACTGCCGCTTCAAGCTGGGCAGAGTATGAAAAAGTATTTATGAGCCTTTTAGAAAAAGCCAAAAATCAAGGTGCAGAAGTTTTAGTAACGGGAGACTTAGATATGCCAGAGCATGGTTGTTGGCATGACAAGGTTACGAAGAATGCTGGGTTAAAGCTAGGCATGCCTTTATGGGAAATGAACCATCGCGATGCTGTTGAAGAGTTCATAAACCTAGGATTTGTTACAATCATTGTAACTGTTAATTTATCACTGGGAATGCGTGAGGATGATTTAGGGCGAACGTTAACCCATGAATATGTGAAGGAGCTTGAAGCTCGCGGTATTGACCCTTGCGGAGAAGGTGGAGAATTCCATACTACAGTATTAGATGGGCCCATTTTTAAACATCCTATTGCAGTTCGTAAATGTGTAGTTATGAAAGACGGAGATTATGCTTTTTTGCCATTGGAGCTTGATGAAATGGCAAGAAGGGATACCTTATAA
- a CDS encoding GNAT family N-acetyltransferase produces MNKFPIIETERLILKEVTPEDANDMYKYLSDKDVVKHMGLEPYESPNDVLSEIRWYKSILEEGTGIRWGITQKNIGVVIGSCGFLNMRPKHYRAEIGFELNKEYWGQGIAGEALEAVIKYGYKHFELERIEALIDPANLSSQKLVENQGFKREGLLRHYEYTCGKFDDLYMYAIIKGDLK; encoded by the coding sequence ATGAATAAATTTCCAATCATAGAAACAGAAAGGTTAATTTTAAAAGAAGTGACACCTGAGGATGCTAACGATATGTATAAATACCTATCAGATAAAGACGTTGTTAAACATATGGGGTTAGAACCATACGAATCACCAAATGACGTCTTGAGCGAAATAAGATGGTATAAATCTATATTGGAAGAAGGTACAGGTATAAGGTGGGGGATTACACAGAAAAATATTGGTGTTGTTATAGGTAGTTGTGGCTTTCTGAATATGCGCCCTAAACATTATCGAGCTGAAATAGGGTTTGAATTAAATAAAGAATATTGGGGACAAGGAATAGCTGGTGAAGCTTTAGAAGCTGTTATTAAATATGGCTATAAACACTTTGAATTGGAACGAATTGAGGCTCTAATTGATCCTGCGAATTTATCATCACAAAAATTAGTAGAAAATCAGGGGTTTAAAAGAGAAGGCTTATTGAGGCATTATGAATATACTTGTGGAAAGTTTGATGATTTATATATGTACGCAATCATTAAAGGAGACCTCAAATGA
- a CDS encoding NUDIX hydrolase — MRKGQIRAIAICVFRKGDSILVSEGFDEAKGDHYYRPIGGGIEYGETSSKAIKREVLEEIGANINNLNYLGTIENIFTYNGDLGHEVVFVYDAEFVEKSFYEKPSFFGQEDNGAIFKLLWKPISDFTNNKLKLVPDGLVDLL, encoded by the coding sequence ATGAGGAAAGGACAGATCCGAGCAATAGCTATTTGTGTATTTAGGAAAGGCGATTCGATACTTGTCTCTGAAGGCTTTGATGAAGCAAAGGGAGATCATTACTATCGGCCAATTGGTGGAGGAATTGAATATGGGGAGACAAGTTCTAAAGCAATAAAGAGAGAAGTGCTTGAAGAAATCGGGGCAAATATAAATAACTTAAACTATTTAGGTACAATTGAAAACATATTTACATATAACGGTGACCTTGGACACGAAGTAGTTTTTGTATATGATGCTGAATTTGTTGAAAAGTCCTTTTATGAAAAACCTTCTTTTTTCGGACAAGAAGATAATGGTGCAATCTTCAAATTGCTTTGGAAGCCAATTAGCGATTTTACAAATAATAAATTAAAATTAGTTCCAGACGGATTAGTCGATTTGCTTTAG
- a CDS encoding DUF2089 domain-containing protein — protein sequence MAYKVITNCPVCSKTLKITKLQCSHCHTTIENEFELSKLASLSKDQLHFVEVFLTCRGNIKEVEKELGISYPTVRGKLTDIISSLGYIQKKKNEVDEKKIVTMLENGEITTEEAIKLLKEE from the coding sequence ATGGCTTATAAAGTAATCACAAATTGTCCTGTCTGCAGTAAAACATTGAAAATTACAAAGTTGCAGTGCTCTCATTGTCACACGACGATTGAAAATGAGTTCGAATTATCTAAGCTGGCATCCTTATCAAAGGATCAGCTTCATTTTGTGGAAGTATTTTTAACATGCAGAGGGAATATCAAAGAAGTTGAAAAGGAACTAGGGATTTCGTATCCAACAGTTCGAGGCAAGCTAACAGACATCATTTCATCCCTTGGATATATACAGAAGAAGAAAAATGAAGTAGACGAGAAAAAAATTGTCACTATGTTGGAAAATGGCGAAATCACAACAGAAGAAGCCATTAAACTTTTAAAAGAGGAATAA
- a CDS encoding SHOCT-like domain-containing protein — translation MKEEISRVLTMVQEGKIDADKASELIQVLKEKAETDDNLLEKPTKYLDKTLKIRVVSAENDNVTVNLPLKLVKVVLMAGHSIAASIPQSEKYVKDIDINLIIEAIENELDGQIVDIKSANGDTVSVIID, via the coding sequence ATGAAAGAGGAAATCTCAAGAGTGTTAACAATGGTTCAAGAAGGTAAGATTGATGCAGATAAGGCATCCGAACTGATTCAAGTATTAAAAGAGAAAGCAGAAACAGATGATAATCTTTTAGAAAAACCGACTAAATATTTAGATAAAACTTTAAAAATTCGTGTTGTATCAGCCGAAAATGATAACGTTACGGTCAATTTGCCTTTAAAGCTTGTCAAGGTTGTATTAATGGCTGGACACAGCATCGCAGCGAGTATTCCTCAATCAGAAAAATACGTTAAAGATATTGACATAAACCTTATAATAGAAGCAATCGAAAACGAATTAGATGGCCAAATTGTAGATATTAAATCGGCAAATGGGGATACCGTTTCGGTCATCATTGATTAG
- a CDS encoding CPBP family intramembrane glutamic endopeptidase: MRGILLNGFIKAWIHKTNMIWLSVIGSSMLFSIAHAGNMLAGQAVDATMQQLLDTTGMGFFFAAIYLRTNNLLIPIIAHFVVNIVSELQVLGVDLTQVVNESTQETNNLVEFIVIGTASLILITSSFIYLRKKKSAEVLGRIKGDYSFK, encoded by the coding sequence ATGCGAGGTATTTTATTAAATGGATTCATAAAAGCTTGGATTCATAAAACGAATATGATTTGGTTATCAGTTATTGGGTCCAGCATGTTATTCTCAATCGCACATGCTGGAAATATGCTTGCTGGACAAGCGGTTGATGCAACTATGCAACAATTATTGGATACAACAGGTATGGGGTTCTTTTTTGCTGCTATATATTTAAGAACGAACAATTTATTAATTCCAATTATAGCGCATTTTGTAGTAAATATAGTCTCTGAGTTACAAGTATTAGGTGTTGATTTGACGCAAGTTGTGAATGAGAGTACACAGGAAACAAATAATTTAGTAGAGTTTATAGTTATTGGAACGGCATCGTTAATTTTAATAACTTCCTCATTTATTTACTTACGAAAAAAGAAATCTGCTGAAGTCTTAGGTCGTATAAAAGGGGATTATTCGTTTAAATAA
- a CDS encoding RNA polymerase sigma factor, whose amino-acid sequence MESEFLVKKAQKGDGEAFIQLVRQYELILYRTAKRLGLTDEDIADLLQETVLTAFEKIGTLKEVKYFNTWLCRILLNNCYRFMKQHKQVVPLDSETLNALAHQDNLSIELDDALNSLDENYRIALTLYYVSGLTTKEISEFLHEPEGTIKSRISRAKQHLKNNYYVEEAQPQ is encoded by the coding sequence ATGGAATCTGAATTTCTAGTGAAAAAAGCGCAAAAAGGAGATGGAGAAGCGTTTATACAATTAGTTAGGCAATACGAATTGATTCTTTATCGTACAGCAAAGAGATTAGGTCTAACAGATGAAGATATAGCAGATTTATTGCAAGAGACGGTATTAACTGCATTTGAAAAAATAGGCACTTTAAAAGAGGTAAAATATTTTAATACGTGGCTTTGCCGCATCTTATTGAACAATTGTTATCGCTTTATGAAGCAGCATAAGCAGGTTGTACCGCTCGATTCGGAGACACTAAATGCATTGGCACATCAAGATAATTTATCAATAGAGCTTGATGATGCGTTGAATAGCTTAGATGAAAATTATCGTATTGCGTTAACACTTTATTATGTGAGTGGGCTAACAACAAAGGAAATCAGCGAATTTCTTCATGAACCCGAAGGCACTATTAAATCGAGAATTTCGAGAGCAAAACAGCATTTGAAAAACAACTATTATGTTGAGGAGGCGCAACCGCAATGA
- a CDS encoding DUF4179 domain-containing protein, whose protein sequence is MKKNVEERILQEMNKEQELPQSIRMAFDQSYELINQQSKKKTRLSWLKAISAAVATIALTSSVLLTNDSALATLKAFFGFDDPGLEVAGDNGDVQYVGQTQQSENITIALEHLFADAYRLGLQLNIQSENIEMDNLYYMSVEYRLYNAQGVEIDALVSDTKTIEGPGMYTGYQFQLENIKNNATTLEMLAESTTTAVPPLDGAKLVIEEVHFVNKEGGIISVDGEWAFDLQPATVETQVFVAQNEVTGLELQQAMLSNGSMYISFTINRNIEDENYIFDTALLTSNNEAFYANGANVERTNEYTTINLVFPYSIWNEQQSLSLAVKGYEKLRLVKKE, encoded by the coding sequence ATGAAAAAAAATGTAGAGGAACGTATACTGCAGGAAATGAATAAAGAGCAAGAACTACCGCAATCGATTCGAATGGCTTTTGATCAATCCTATGAACTAATTAATCAGCAATCCAAGAAAAAAACTCGATTATCATGGCTAAAAGCTATATCAGCAGCAGTAGCGACAATTGCATTAACTTCAAGTGTCTTGCTAACAAATGATTCGGCATTAGCAACATTAAAAGCCTTTTTTGGATTTGATGATCCCGGGTTAGAGGTTGCAGGTGATAATGGGGATGTGCAATATGTAGGACAAACACAACAATCAGAAAATATCACTATTGCACTCGAGCATTTATTTGCAGATGCTTATCGACTAGGCCTGCAGTTAAATATTCAATCTGAAAATATCGAAATGGACAATTTGTATTATATGAGCGTGGAATATCGGCTCTATAATGCACAAGGCGTCGAAATAGATGCCCTTGTGTCGGATACGAAGACAATAGAAGGACCAGGAATGTATACGGGCTACCAATTCCAATTAGAAAATATAAAAAATAATGCCACAACACTGGAAATGCTGGCGGAGTCTACTACAACAGCTGTTCCCCCTTTAGATGGTGCAAAATTAGTCATTGAAGAGGTGCATTTTGTAAACAAAGAAGGAGGGATTATTTCAGTAGATGGAGAATGGGCATTTGATTTACAGCCTGCCACTGTTGAAACACAGGTCTTTGTAGCGCAAAACGAGGTGACAGGTCTTGAATTACAGCAAGCTATGTTATCAAACGGTTCAATGTATATTTCCTTTACAATTAACCGTAATATTGAAGATGAAAATTATATTTTCGATACAGCACTACTAACTAGCAATAATGAAGCGTTCTATGCAAATGGTGCAAATGTTGAACGTACGAATGAATATACTACTATTAATTTAGTTTTCCCATACAGCATATGGAATGAACAGCAATCTCTTTCATTAGCTGTGAAGGGCTATGAAAAATTAAGATTAGTGAAGAAAGAATAA